In Mycobacterium sp. MS1601, the following are encoded in one genomic region:
- a CDS encoding DUF4226 domain-containing protein, protein MTIQLEAAQALAVVERARSLFGTPGPVATSGAPLQTAAESVSGAGQQMSGLSGQLVDRHASVVQQQNRELVTAGRTDSTLEARLASAAQITEGGARQMDTIVAQTRSIAEVAGSARTPAAEMMVLKALRTQVARAQSVVASTQQQSGQAAGEVRALSYGSGELPQAPADLPTDKPGEDPPHGEDPRYWLDVTKLTYVGDGELAPPNYKQVGPNLWYPDPEGGLGYVPPPPPAKYPLDLSDVRVIDPDSGALFPPGYQQVAPGIGVPHPDSYYGAQPPWPKPQQPIDIRDVVEIAPDQLAPWGYVEYMPGWWVPDPSRP, encoded by the coding sequence GTGACCATTCAGCTTGAGGCGGCCCAGGCGCTGGCGGTGGTCGAACGCGCCCGCTCGCTGTTCGGTACGCCCGGGCCTGTGGCGACGTCGGGAGCTCCTCTTCAGACGGCTGCGGAATCTGTCAGCGGCGCGGGCCAGCAGATGTCGGGCCTGTCTGGTCAGCTCGTCGATCGGCATGCGTCGGTGGTACAGCAGCAGAACCGGGAGCTGGTCACCGCCGGCCGTACCGACTCCACCTTGGAAGCTCGATTGGCCAGCGCAGCGCAGATCACCGAGGGCGGGGCGCGCCAAATGGACACGATTGTCGCCCAGACACGCTCGATCGCCGAGGTGGCTGGATCGGCTCGCACGCCTGCGGCAGAGATGATGGTGCTCAAGGCCCTGCGGACGCAGGTCGCCCGCGCCCAGTCTGTGGTGGCCTCTACTCAGCAGCAGTCCGGCCAGGCCGCCGGCGAGGTGAGAGCGCTCAGCTACGGCTCCGGTGAGTTGCCCCAGGCTCCGGCCGACCTTCCTACCGACAAGCCGGGGGAGGACCCACCGCACGGTGAAGATCCGCGGTACTGGCTCGATGTCACCAAGTTGACCTACGTGGGTGACGGCGAGCTCGCGCCGCCGAACTACAAGCAGGTGGGTCCCAACCTCTGGTATCCAGATCCTGAGGGCGGCCTGGGGTATGTGCCGCCCCCTCCGCCGGCGAAGTATCCCCTCGATCTGAGTGACGTTCGGGTGATCGACCCCGACTCCGGTGCGCTCTTCCCGCCGGGCTACCAGCAGGTCGCGCCGGGAATTGGTGTCCCACACCCTGATTCCTATTACGGTGCGCAGCCGCCGTGGCCCAAGCCGCAGCAGCCCATTGATATCCGCGACGTGGTTGAAATAGCGCCAGATCAGCTTGCCCCGTGGGGTTACGTGGAGTACATGCCCGGGTGGTGGGTTCCCGATCCGTCCAGGCCCTAG
- the vapB gene encoding type II toxin-antitoxin system VapB family antitoxin, with translation MGDVLIRGLSDAAIARIDADAAARGVSRQEYLRTRFETEGSVSAPTRTMTVDDLRRAAAAATDLDDPDIMDAAWR, from the coding sequence ATGGGCGATGTGCTGATCCGCGGACTGTCCGACGCGGCGATCGCGCGTATCGACGCCGACGCAGCCGCCCGCGGTGTCTCGCGCCAAGAGTATCTGCGAACCAGATTCGAGACCGAAGGTTCAGTGAGCGCCCCCACGCGGACCATGACTGTCGACGATCTACGCCGCGCCGCCGCGGCGGCCACCGACCTCGACGATCCCGACATCATGGACGCCGCGTGGCGGTGA
- a CDS encoding PIN domain-containing protein, with translation MAVTNWLIDKSAYTQLVASPDAQAWVERIERGLVRMSTVTRLQIGYSFRNGSQARSESGAPPLALMPLEYLTPAAEDRAVGVQLQLADRGLHRAPAIPDLLVAAVAEMAGLTVLALDTDFDLIAQVTGQAVERLRL, from the coding sequence GTGGCGGTGACCAACTGGCTCATCGACAAGTCGGCCTACACGCAACTGGTGGCCTCCCCAGACGCCCAGGCCTGGGTCGAGCGCATCGAACGCGGCCTCGTGCGCATGAGCACCGTCACCCGCCTACAGATCGGCTACTCGTTCCGGAACGGATCGCAGGCCCGCAGCGAATCAGGCGCACCGCCGCTGGCATTGATGCCGCTCGAGTACCTGACCCCAGCCGCCGAGGACCGCGCCGTGGGCGTGCAGCTCCAGCTGGCCGACCGTGGGCTGCACCGCGCCCCGGCGATCCCGGATCTGCTTGTGGCCGCGGTCGCTGAGATGGCCGGCCTAACCGTGCTTGCCCTCGACACGGACTTCGACCTGATCGCGCAAGTCACCGGACAAGCCGTCGAACGGCTCCGCCTATGA
- a CDS encoding serine/threonine-protein kinase: protein MTAPEGQPTPPTNIAGYRVERVLAVTAMATVYLVHSPTLPRREVLKVLQPEHANGDHVRAQFLHEADITAGLEHPNIVRVFSRGETDTGQLWIAMEYVEGTNAETALHDGQMTPERAVHIITEVARALDYAHSHGVVHQDIKPSNFLIAAQKLPGGLDRVVLTDFGAALSPTAAELATGP from the coding sequence ATGACCGCACCAGAGGGCCAGCCCACACCGCCCACCAACATCGCCGGATACCGCGTCGAGCGGGTCCTGGCCGTCACGGCGATGGCGACGGTCTACCTGGTGCACAGTCCCACCCTGCCGCGCCGGGAAGTGCTCAAAGTGCTTCAACCCGAGCACGCCAACGGCGACCACGTTCGCGCCCAGTTCCTCCACGAAGCCGACATCACCGCCGGGCTCGAACATCCCAACATCGTGCGCGTGTTCAGCCGCGGCGAGACGGACACCGGCCAACTGTGGATCGCCATGGAGTACGTCGAGGGAACCAACGCCGAGACTGCGCTGCACGACGGACAGATGACACCCGAGCGGGCAGTCCACATCATTACCGAGGTCGCCAGAGCCCTGGACTACGCGCACTCCCACGGGGTCGTGCACCAAGACATCAAACCCTCGAACTTCCTGATCGCCGCCCAGAAACTGCCGGGCGGTCTCGACCGCGTCGTGCTCACCGACTTCGGTGCCGCCCTGTCCCCCACAGCCGCGGAACTGGCGACGGGCCCATGA
- a CDS encoding protein kinase domain-containing protein, protein MSATLAYSAPEVITGTAALDGRADVYALACTLFRLLTGEHPYPTDAGVGATVKAHLDTTPPRLSDRLSWASPQLDSVIAKALAKNPADRYPTAGDFAAAASAAFTLPRPRRQERCPPIATSRHPTLS, encoded by the coding sequence ATGAGTGCCACCCTGGCCTACAGCGCGCCCGAAGTCATCACCGGGACAGCAGCTTTGGACGGACGCGCCGACGTCTACGCCCTCGCATGCACGCTCTTTCGGCTGCTGACTGGAGAACACCCCTACCCGACAGACGCCGGGGTCGGCGCCACAGTGAAAGCTCATCTGGACACCACCCCGCCCCGATTGTCCGACAGGCTCAGCTGGGCCTCACCACAACTAGACAGCGTGATCGCCAAGGCGCTGGCCAAGAATCCCGCTGACCGCTACCCCACCGCCGGCGACTTCGCGGCCGCGGCCAGCGCGGCATTCACCCTCCCCCGCCCTCGGCGCCAGGAGCGCTGCCCGCCGATCGCGACGAGCCGCCACCCCACACTGAGCTAG
- the ligD gene encoding non-homologous end-joining DNA ligase — MTRASLFPDRLVAPAPMLATLGQAPHGGQFAVEVKFDGQRGMLTVDPRVRVTSRNGADITETFPELSAVAAAVGGRRMILDGEIVAVDEHGRPSFRRLQRRWPQQRRPSGQLVREVPTRYLAFDVVNIDGEDITHWPYRERRELMDTLMVVKRSPALTVPRHWTDVAPADMLAICADQHHEGIVCKRLDSPYRSGRSRDWIKCPVRATTEAVVVGAFAGRRGEVGALILAAHDEAGRLVLLGQVGTGFSGAERRRLATLLAGTEVAAPPVAEGASMSGVQWFKPRYVGEVAYREYHAGKGLRHASWKGLRTAPVSGVCLPRDAGAAPG; from the coding sequence GTGACCCGCGCTTCGTTGTTCCCCGACCGCCTCGTGGCCCCTGCGCCCATGTTGGCGACGCTGGGCCAGGCCCCGCACGGCGGTCAGTTTGCTGTAGAAGTGAAGTTTGATGGCCAGCGGGGAATGTTGACTGTAGATCCCCGGGTGCGGGTGACGTCCCGCAATGGGGCGGACATCACCGAAACCTTCCCCGAGTTGTCCGCGGTCGCAGCTGCAGTCGGTGGCCGTCGAATGATCCTCGACGGTGAGATCGTCGCCGTCGACGAGCACGGGCGCCCGTCGTTTAGACGGCTCCAGCGGCGGTGGCCTCAGCAGCGTCGGCCCAGCGGGCAGCTCGTGCGTGAGGTGCCCACGCGATATCTCGCCTTCGATGTGGTCAACATCGACGGCGAAGACATCACGCACTGGCCTTACCGGGAGCGCCGCGAGCTGATGGACACACTGATGGTGGTGAAGCGTTCGCCAGCACTGACGGTGCCAAGGCACTGGACCGATGTCGCTCCTGCGGACATGCTCGCTATCTGCGCTGATCAGCACCACGAGGGCATTGTGTGTAAGCGACTGGATTCGCCATACCGGTCGGGCCGATCCCGGGACTGGATCAAATGCCCAGTGCGCGCGACAACCGAGGCGGTGGTCGTGGGGGCGTTCGCCGGCCGTCGCGGTGAGGTTGGGGCCCTGATCCTGGCCGCCCACGACGAGGCGGGACGCCTCGTGCTGTTGGGTCAGGTGGGCACGGGTTTTAGCGGTGCCGAACGTCGCCGTCTGGCCACACTGTTGGCCGGGACCGAGGTTGCCGCGCCGCCGGTGGCGGAGGGGGCGTCGATGTCGGGGGTCCAGTGGTTCAAGCCGCGGTATGTCGGTGAAGTTGCCTACCGCGAGTATCACGCGGGCAAAGGTCTGCGCCACGCGTCGTGGAAGGGACTCCGTACTGCGCCCGTGTCGGGGGTATGTTTGCCGCGCGATGCCGGCGCGGCGCCCGGCTGA
- a CDS encoding tyrosine-type recombinase/integrase — MALAAVRDLRGLRREATAEELAEFETDVMAGFVLARAAAGMADTSIGNDLVDLEQIRDWFGAPLWELQPRHADEYLGKVLRNSAPATRHGKAGTLSLFFDYLELRHKAEIYNLTGIVVECPVDEMNRPASGPATSIRIPPSEAEINTLFAGWRSDLVQCRKFAPMARSYAAAQLMMRIGLRINECCYLDLDDIRWELGRFGKLHVRRGKGSRGRGPKQRVVPLINGADRTLRWYVEDVWGHFGDGWDQPGTPLFPSERHHPDGSHIRVSREPLRAALSQAVERHLPQWKGRLTPHVLRHYCASEVYRSGMDLVAIQELLGHQWVATTMRYVHVHREHIEDAWLKGQQRAASRLEGLLP; from the coding sequence GTGGCGCTAGCTGCTGTACGAGATCTGCGCGGGCTTCGGCGCGAGGCGACGGCCGAGGAGTTGGCAGAGTTCGAGACCGATGTGATGGCCGGCTTCGTGTTGGCTCGCGCGGCGGCGGGCATGGCCGACACCAGCATCGGCAATGATCTCGTTGACCTCGAGCAGATCCGCGACTGGTTCGGAGCGCCGCTATGGGAATTGCAGCCCCGCCACGCGGACGAGTATCTGGGCAAGGTTCTGCGGAACTCGGCGCCAGCCACTCGGCACGGGAAAGCGGGCACCCTGTCGCTGTTCTTCGACTACCTAGAGTTGCGGCACAAGGCCGAGATCTACAACCTCACCGGCATCGTGGTCGAATGCCCGGTCGACGAAATGAATCGGCCGGCTAGTGGTCCCGCCACCTCGATCCGGATACCCCCGTCGGAAGCTGAGATCAACACGCTCTTCGCGGGATGGCGTAGCGACTTGGTGCAGTGTCGCAAGTTCGCACCTATGGCTAGGAGTTACGCCGCAGCACAACTGATGATGCGGATAGGGCTGCGTATCAACGAGTGTTGTTACCTGGATCTCGACGACATCAGGTGGGAACTCGGTCGCTTCGGAAAATTGCACGTCCGCCGCGGAAAGGGCTCGCGAGGGCGCGGGCCCAAACAGCGCGTCGTTCCTTTAATCAACGGCGCCGACCGGACTCTGCGATGGTACGTCGAGGATGTCTGGGGGCATTTCGGAGACGGATGGGACCAACCTGGAACGCCCTTGTTCCCCTCGGAACGCCACCACCCTGATGGATCCCACATCCGCGTTTCCCGGGAGCCGCTCCGGGCAGCGCTGAGCCAGGCAGTCGAACGGCATCTACCGCAGTGGAAGGGGCGACTCACTCCCCATGTGCTCCGCCATTACTGCGCCTCTGAGGTCTATCGCTCAGGGATGGACCTGGTTGCGATCCAAGAACTTCTCGGCCATCAGTGGGTCGCCACCACGATGCGCTATGTGCACGTCCATCGAGAGCACATTGAAGACGCCTGGCTCAAGGGGCAACAACGCGCCGCGAGTCGACTGGAAGGACTCTTACCATGA
- a CDS encoding helix-turn-helix domain-containing protein, whose protein sequence is MKWNLRLAAANRGIWKASELQRLLRDHGLAISAGKMSGLWSGQPHSIKLDDLDIICSVLDCGPEELLLRDSSITAPGNAPASDVATAVGDERRPVVRPRPPSGRTLPPE, encoded by the coding sequence ATGAAGTGGAACTTGCGTCTCGCCGCCGCCAACCGCGGAATCTGGAAAGCCAGTGAGCTCCAACGACTTCTGCGTGACCACGGGCTGGCCATCAGCGCAGGCAAGATGTCGGGACTATGGTCAGGGCAGCCGCACAGCATCAAGCTCGACGACCTCGATATCATCTGCTCGGTGCTTGACTGCGGGCCTGAAGAACTGCTCTTGCGTGACTCTTCGATCACAGCGCCCGGCAATGCGCCGGCAAGTGATGTGGCCACGGCGGTAGGCGACGAGCGCCGGCCGGTTGTGCGGCCACGCCCACCGAGTGGCCGCACGCTGCCTCCCGAGTAA
- a CDS encoding aldehyde ferredoxin oxidoreductase family protein: MTPGHDGCGDGHTGRRLRIDLTTGETRTETLTPAHCRTYVGGGLEATRLLLAETKPGYDPLSAPAPLCFMSTAVTGHPAIGLARVIVVAKSPMTGGIGECRVEGPYGHALKATGWDAVIITGRAAHPCYLLIDAGGAHILPAKDIWGTDTGSATDTLEFRHGSDVHCAVIGPAGERGVRYASIETDRTFAAARMGLGAVMGAKNLKGVVLSPDTAPPPADEAGLAVLTSAYASRIADNDLTRSQQQVPGFGAWPTEGSSLAGYGQGPNYSTSRIVDLGNLTAQALTERIEVSEGGCPGCPGDCIKTFRNAIDNRAGGLHQEAVAAFALNLGLTDPDLVMDLNASCHLWGVDPVSLSFTVSMLCEARQHHLLDGVDLAGHDPVFGDSQALTALMADIATGVAAVSWLGEGVRAAVAHLPVEARHFAMHIKGLEMVSFEPRASAGQALAYAVSPVGPRYEIVEHDIDFDPVGGWRHGLEMMRTLGTLDWEPMETLDDARVARTTMLLDMWSGMDALGVSLFAGPPVRELDLPDLARLIHLVTGWRTSDRELFVWGRRRWHLMRLFNLREGITAEQDTLPDRFFTDPIDDGRHRGIAINREAFDDAVALYYRLVGWDSNGIPTPTALIEVGLGTHLAGV, encoded by the coding sequence GTGACCCCCGGACACGACGGCTGCGGCGACGGGCACACCGGCCGCCGGTTACGCATCGACCTCACCACCGGCGAAACCCGCACCGAGACCCTCACACCGGCGCACTGCCGAACTTATGTCGGCGGCGGACTGGAGGCCACGCGACTCCTTCTGGCCGAGACCAAGCCCGGTTACGACCCGCTGTCGGCGCCGGCACCCCTGTGCTTCATGTCCACCGCCGTCACCGGCCACCCGGCTATCGGACTGGCGCGTGTCATCGTCGTCGCCAAATCCCCCATGACCGGCGGCATTGGGGAGTGCCGCGTCGAAGGGCCCTACGGTCACGCACTCAAAGCGACCGGCTGGGATGCCGTCATCATCACCGGGCGAGCAGCCCATCCCTGCTACCTGCTCATCGACGCCGGCGGGGCGCACATCCTTCCGGCCAAGGACATCTGGGGCACCGACACCGGATCCGCCACAGACACCTTGGAGTTCCGGCACGGGTCTGATGTCCACTGCGCGGTGATCGGGCCGGCCGGGGAACGCGGGGTGCGCTACGCGAGCATCGAGACCGACCGTACCTTCGCCGCGGCCCGCATGGGCCTAGGAGCGGTGATGGGCGCAAAGAACCTCAAAGGTGTTGTGCTATCGCCCGATACAGCACCGCCACCCGCCGACGAAGCAGGCCTGGCCGTCCTGACCTCCGCCTATGCAAGCCGGATCGCCGACAATGACCTGACCCGCTCACAACAGCAGGTACCCGGCTTCGGCGCCTGGCCCACCGAAGGAAGCTCACTGGCTGGATACGGCCAGGGCCCCAACTACAGCACCAGCCGAATAGTCGACTTGGGCAACCTCACCGCACAGGCGCTCACCGAGCGGATCGAAGTATCCGAAGGTGGCTGCCCCGGATGCCCCGGTGACTGCATCAAGACATTCCGTAACGCCATCGACAACCGCGCCGGCGGATTGCACCAGGAGGCCGTCGCCGCATTCGCGCTCAACCTCGGCCTCACCGACCCCGACCTGGTGATGGACCTCAACGCATCGTGCCACCTCTGGGGCGTCGACCCGGTATCCCTGTCCTTCACCGTCAGCATGCTCTGTGAGGCACGTCAGCACCATCTCTTGGACGGTGTCGATCTGGCCGGTCACGATCCGGTGTTCGGCGACTCACAGGCGTTGACAGCACTGATGGCAGACATCGCCACCGGCGTCGCGGCCGTGTCGTGGTTGGGCGAAGGTGTCCGTGCAGCGGTAGCCCACCTCCCAGTCGAGGCCCGCCACTTCGCCATGCACATCAAAGGCTTGGAGATGGTCTCGTTCGAGCCACGAGCATCCGCCGGACAAGCGCTGGCCTACGCCGTGAGCCCGGTCGGTCCCCGCTACGAAATCGTCGAACACGACATCGATTTCGATCCAGTCGGCGGTTGGCGGCACGGGTTGGAAATGATGCGCACACTCGGCACCCTGGACTGGGAGCCCATGGAAACTCTCGACGACGCCCGTGTCGCCCGAACAACGATGCTGCTCGACATGTGGAGCGGCATGGATGCACTCGGAGTATCGCTCTTCGCCGGCCCACCCGTGCGCGAACTAGATCTACCGGATCTGGCGCGACTGATTCACCTGGTCACTGGGTGGCGCACCAGCGACCGCGAACTGTTCGTCTGGGGGCGACGTCGATGGCACCTGATGCGGCTATTCAACCTACGCGAAGGAATCACCGCCGAGCAAGACACCCTTCCCGACCGGTTCTTCACCGACCCGATCGACGACGGCCGCCACCGCGGTATCGCGATCAACCGAGAAGCCTTCGATGACGCAGTAGCCCTCTACTATAGGTTGGTTGGCTGGGACAGCAACGGCATACCTACACCGACCGCTCTGATCGAAGTGGGTCTCGGTACGCATCTTGCAGGCGTATAG
- a CDS encoding amidohydrolase family protein, producing MNVIDAHHHLWSAPGRVGWLAEPGHEVLRRPYSMADLHPLLQCEKVDGTVLVECGSGRHDELAVMLTVAAEYPEVLGVVGWVDTATGNVTTQIERAFAHPLADRWLMGLRIQAQSEPADHLEQPEAQEAAAALANRGRVLEIVARPQHLSGAAALARNQSRCRIVLDHAGKPDIAGDTDETFAQWRTVMADLASLPNIYVKLSGLVTEADWTSWTPDTLRPYVKVLLELFGARRLMVGSDWPACLLAADYHAVMEAARDCLDNISEEERHCLFGRTAIAVYGLQP from the coding sequence GTGAATGTGATTGACGCGCACCATCACCTGTGGAGCGCTCCGGGCCGCGTTGGGTGGCTGGCCGAACCTGGCCACGAAGTTCTGCGTCGGCCCTACTCCATGGCCGACCTGCATCCGCTGCTGCAATGCGAAAAGGTCGACGGCACAGTGCTCGTCGAATGCGGCAGCGGCCGTCACGACGAACTCGCCGTCATGTTGACCGTCGCCGCCGAGTACCCCGAGGTTCTCGGCGTGGTGGGCTGGGTGGACACCGCAACCGGAAACGTCACTACCCAGATCGAACGGGCATTCGCCCATCCACTTGCGGACCGGTGGCTCATGGGCCTGCGGATTCAGGCCCAATCCGAACCGGCCGACCACCTCGAACAGCCCGAGGCACAGGAGGCCGCCGCCGCACTGGCCAACCGTGGCCGGGTGCTGGAAATCGTGGCCCGCCCGCAACACCTGTCAGGTGCTGCGGCGCTGGCCCGCAACCAGTCACGGTGCCGGATCGTGCTCGACCATGCAGGAAAGCCCGACATAGCAGGGGACACCGACGAAACGTTCGCCCAGTGGCGAACCGTCATGGCGGATCTCGCGTCGCTGCCCAACATCTACGTCAAGTTGTCTGGGTTGGTGACCGAGGCCGACTGGACTTCCTGGACACCGGACACGCTACGGCCGTACGTCAAGGTGCTCCTCGAACTGTTCGGTGCCCGCCGCCTGATGGTCGGTTCCGATTGGCCGGCGTGTCTGCTGGCCGCGGACTACCACGCTGTCATGGAGGCCGCACGGGACTGCCTCGACAACATCTCCGAAGAGGAACGGCACTGTCTCTTCGGCCGCACCGCCATCGCGGTCTACGGACTGCAGCCGTGA
- a CDS encoding fumarylacetoacetate hydrolase family protein, whose translation MNIVRFTDHTNPPRIGLLAGDAVTAFPEDVTLSGLLGLRLDALRSRCAELDGPRLPLSDVRLLPPVDGRTEIWAAGVTYENSRLARMEESEHDADIYARVYDAARPELFFKSTSWKARGHGEPIAVRADSPINVPEPEAAVVVNAFGDIIGVTVCNDLSSRSIEAENPLYIPQAKTYAGSCSVGPSIRPIWEIESLDRLAITLTISHDDTVRWTGEASTGQLKRQPADLAASLFSSDDFPEGAIVSTGTCLVPELPFTLEAGDVVSIELESVGVLSNTVAVGLDEYRQALSVMPSRFDVAVS comes from the coding sequence ATGAACATCGTTCGCTTCACCGATCACACCAACCCCCCGCGAATCGGGCTGCTGGCCGGCGACGCCGTCACCGCGTTCCCCGAGGACGTCACCTTGAGCGGACTACTCGGGTTGCGCCTGGATGCGCTCCGCAGCCGGTGCGCCGAACTCGACGGGCCACGTCTTCCGCTCTCGGACGTCCGGTTACTTCCGCCGGTCGATGGGCGCACCGAGATCTGGGCGGCCGGGGTGACCTATGAGAACTCTCGGCTGGCGCGGATGGAAGAAAGCGAACACGACGCCGACATCTACGCTCGGGTGTACGACGCGGCGCGGCCCGAACTCTTCTTCAAGTCGACGTCGTGGAAGGCTCGCGGACATGGGGAGCCGATCGCGGTGCGTGCAGACTCCCCGATCAATGTCCCCGAACCCGAGGCGGCGGTGGTGGTGAACGCTTTCGGCGACATCATCGGCGTCACCGTGTGCAATGACTTGAGCTCACGCAGCATCGAAGCGGAAAACCCGCTCTACATTCCGCAGGCCAAGACCTACGCGGGGTCCTGCTCGGTGGGCCCGTCGATCCGGCCGATCTGGGAGATCGAGTCCCTGGACCGCCTGGCAATCACGTTGACCATCAGCCACGACGACACCGTCCGCTGGACGGGCGAGGCGTCAACCGGCCAGCTGAAGCGCCAGCCTGCTGACCTGGCCGCGAGTCTGTTCAGCTCCGACGACTTCCCCGAGGGTGCCATCGTCTCGACCGGCACCTGCCTGGTACCGGAGCTGCCGTTCACCCTGGAAGCCGGTGATGTCGTCTCGATTGAACTGGAATCAGTTGGTGTGCTGTCCAATACCGTTGCTGTCGGCCTGGACGAGTACCGCCAGGCACTGTCAGTCATGCCGTCAAGGTTCGACGTGGCGGTGTCGTGA
- a CDS encoding L-fuconate dehydratase gives MPRITALEALDLRFPTSLSLDGSDAMNPDPDYSAAYAIIRTDAGDGLEGHGFTFTIGRGNQLCVSAIEAYAPYVVGRDLDEVLSDMGAFWRSLAGESQLRWLGPEKGVVHLALAAVVNAVWDLYAKKEGKPLWKLLADMTPEQIVALVDFRHIGDELSPEAALDMLRRLEPTKQQRIESITANGLPAYTTSAGWLGYDDDKMRRLAREAIDAGFTHMKIKVGRDLDDDLRRTALLREEIGPDRYLMVDANQVWNVDEAIKWIQALAPYNPWWIEEPTSPDDVLGHAEIARQVAPIRVATGEHIQNRVMFKQFLQAKGMGVCQIDACRVGGVNENIAIMLLAAQHNIPVCPHAGGVGLCEYVQHLSIFNYIAVAGNLDDVVVEFVDHLHEHFVDPCIVDNGHYVVPSLPGYSAEILADSREKHRYPDGQIWVSRS, from the coding sequence TTGCCCCGGATCACTGCGCTTGAGGCCTTGGACCTCCGCTTCCCCACGTCGCTGTCGCTGGACGGATCCGACGCCATGAACCCCGATCCCGACTACTCCGCGGCCTACGCGATCATCCGCACCGATGCTGGGGACGGTCTCGAAGGTCACGGCTTCACCTTCACCATCGGCCGCGGCAACCAACTCTGCGTCTCGGCGATCGAGGCCTACGCCCCGTACGTGGTGGGTCGCGACCTCGACGAGGTGCTCTCCGACATGGGGGCGTTCTGGCGCAGCTTGGCCGGCGAGAGCCAGTTGCGGTGGCTGGGACCGGAGAAGGGTGTCGTGCACCTGGCCTTGGCTGCGGTGGTCAACGCGGTATGGGACCTCTACGCCAAAAAAGAGGGCAAGCCGCTGTGGAAGTTGCTGGCCGACATGACCCCCGAACAGATTGTCGCCCTGGTCGACTTCCGACACATCGGCGATGAGCTGAGCCCCGAGGCTGCGCTGGACATGTTGCGCCGGCTCGAACCCACCAAACAGCAACGCATCGAGTCCATCACGGCCAACGGGCTACCCGCCTACACCACCTCCGCCGGATGGCTGGGCTACGACGACGACAAGATGCGCCGCTTGGCCCGGGAAGCGATCGACGCAGGCTTCACCCACATGAAGATCAAGGTCGGGCGTGACCTGGATGACGACCTTCGCCGCACCGCGCTCCTGCGCGAGGAGATCGGCCCCGACCGCTACCTGATGGTCGATGCCAACCAGGTGTGGAACGTCGACGAGGCGATCAAGTGGATCCAGGCGTTGGCCCCCTACAACCCGTGGTGGATCGAAGAACCGACCAGCCCGGATGACGTCCTCGGTCACGCCGAGATCGCCCGCCAGGTGGCGCCCATTCGCGTCGCGACCGGTGAACACATCCAGAACCGGGTGATGTTCAAGCAGTTCCTGCAGGCCAAGGGAATGGGTGTGTGCCAGATCGACGCCTGCCGCGTCGGCGGGGTCAACGAGAACATCGCGATCATGCTGCTGGCCGCGCAGCACAACATCCCGGTCTGCCCCCACGCAGGCGGAGTGGGGCTGTGCGAATACGTCCAGCACCTGTCGATCTTCAACTACATCGCGGTGGCCGGGAATCTCGACGACGTGGTGGTGGAGTTCGTTGATCATCTGCACGAGCACTTCGTCGACCCGTGCATCGTCGACAACGGTCACTACGTCGTTCCGAGCCTGCCCGGCTACTCGGCGGAGATCCTGGCGGACAGCCGAGAGAAACACCGCTACCCCGACGGCCAGATCTGGGTGAGCCGGTCGTGA